Sequence from the Aromatoleum petrolei genome:
GAAATGCCAGGGTGTCGGCGAGGCGGGGTCGAGACGGCGTGCGACCTCGAATTCCTTGCCGGCCAGACCGGCACGGTCTTCCTCGAGCTGGACGCGGCCGAGGTAGCTGCGCAGCTCCGCGTTGCCCGGGTCGAGCAGCACCGCGATCTCGATGTCGCGGCGGCCCGCGGCCGGTTCGCCCGCGCGCACCCGGGCGAGCCCGCTGCCGAACCACGCGAGCGGATCGGCCGAATCGGCTTCGATCGCGGCGGCGAACTCGGCACGGGCCGTCGCCGTCGCGCCGGCGAGAAGCTGCGCGAACCCCAGCAGCGCCCGGGCGCGCGGCAGCCCGGGCGCGCGCGCCAGCGCCTGCCAGGCCGACGCCCGACCTGCGTCGATGCGCGCGAGCGAGAGCTCGACCTCGGCCCGCCGCGCCCACGCGAAGGGGTTGTCCGGCCCGAGCTCGCTCGCGCGCCGCGCGGCTTCCAGCGCCGCGTCCATGTCGCCGTGCGCCTGCCAGGCGTAGCTCAGCGCCAGCGCTGCCGCGGGTGAGGCCGCGTCCGCGGCCCGGGCCCGCTGCGCCGCGGCCAGTGCCGCCGCGCGTTCGTTACGCGCGACGCGGATCAAGGCATCGAGCGCGGCGACGTCGGCCGCGGCGCCCCCGAGGCGCTCCACGAGGGCGCCCGCCTCATCGACACGACCCAGCGCGAGCAACAGCGCCGCGCGCAGCGTGTCGACCGGCAGCGCATCCGTAGCGGCGGCCGGCGGTAACGCGGCCAGCGCCTCGCCATGGCGCGCCTCACCCATCAGCTGCTGCGCGCGCGCGACAGCCTCGCGTGGAGACGGCGCGAGCCCCGCCAGCACCGCCTCGCCATGCCAGACGATCTGGGGATAGTGGATCGCCCACCGCATCGCGTCGAGCGGCCGCACCGCGATCGCCCTCGGCGGGGCGGCAGGCCCCGCCTCGATCGCCTCGCCCGCCTGCAACGCGGCCTCGCCGGACGCGTTGCGCGTGCGCACGACGCCGCTCGCGACGACGACCTCGGCGCGCGCGGGCGTGCTCGCGACCGTGAACTCGGTGCCCTCGACAAGGGCATTGACGAAGGGCGTGCTGACGCCGAAGCGCTTGCGCAGCCGGGTGACGACGTGAAGAAAACCCGCGACGAGACCCAACTCGGTGTCGCGCCCGGTTCCTGCCTGCAGCAGATGCAGCGTCGTGTTCTGGTCGAGCCGCACCAGCGTGCCGTCGGCGAGCACGATCGCCGCCCGCCCGGGCGCGCGCACCGTTACGATGTCGCCTTCGCACAAGTCATGCGGCGGCGCGATCGGCTGCCACCCGGCCTCCCCGGCCGCACGCCGCTCGACCGCCGCCTGCGCCGACATGAGGCGGCCAGCCACGACCTCGCAGTCGGCCGCGGCCGGGCCCGCCGCGCAACCCGCGGCGACCGCCAGCGCTTGCAGCCATCGCGCGCCGGAGGCGCGCCAGCCCGGAGGCAAGCTTCGCATTGTCGAGTCCTCGTTGGGGAGGGGCATGGAAGCGCAACCCGCTGCTCACTGTAGTCAGGGCCGATGACGACATCAAGAAATGAAACATCCCTTACAGTCGGATGTCCTTGCAGCCGATGCAAAACAGGTATCGCCGGCTACTTCCCGGGCAGCACCGCGACGCCCTGCCAGGCCGGGTCGCGCGGACGCGCCGCGAGCGCGCGACACTGCGCGAGATAGAAGACCGCGGGCCCTGCGTCACCGGCCTCGCGGGCGGCCGCGAATTGCGCCGCCGCGGCGCCGAATTCGCCCGCCACGAAAGCCTGCAGCCCTGCGCCGAAACGGGCCGCGGCCGGCGCGGGCAACGCCTCGCGCGACAACTGCAACAGCTCCATCGCCTGCCCCTTGCCGGCCAGCGCGAAGCGCCCGAGCGACCGCGCCTCGCCCGGCCCGAGACGATCGGCGACCGCGCGCGAAACCAGCACCCCGGTGTTCAGGTACTTGTTGGCGCCCTGGATGCGGCTCGCCGTGTTCACGATATCCCCCACCGCGCGCAACTCGTGTCGCCCGGGCGCACCAACCTCGCCGAAGAAGATCGGCCCGCAGTGCAGGCCCAGGCGGGTCGGCAGCGCGCCGTCCGCGCCGGGGCTCGCGTTCATCGCCCGGTCGAGCTCGAGCCCCGCGCGGCACGCCGCCGCGACAGCGGGCTCCGGACCGGTCTCGGCGATCCACAGCGACAACACCGAATCGCCCACCATGTCGGCAGCGTAGCCGCCATGACTCTCGACGATGGGGATGAAGCGCGCGAGATAGCGGTTCAGCAGATCGCGCGCGGCCTGCGGACTCAGCGACTCGGCGATCGTCGTGTAGGAGACGATGTCGCTGCACAGGCACACCGCGATGACGGTCTTGCCCTGCCCCCCGTCGCCGAGCACCGCTGCCAGCCTCTCGATCGCCGCGCGCGGCACGCCCAGCTCCAGCGCGCGCTCGAGCTCGCCCCGGCGGCGCAGCGCCGCGCGATGCTGGCGCGCGATCCCCAGCGCGCCGACGAGCGCCGGCGAGAACGCGAGCGGCAGCACGACCGGCAGCCACAGCCGCGCCGCCGAGAAGGCCCACAAAGCCAGCCCCGCATACACGACGCACACGCCGGCGGTCGCCGCGAGCGCCGCGCGCGGGCGTGCAAGGCCCCAAGGCAGCGCCAGCAGTGCCGCCTGCGCGGCCAGCAGCGCGAGCGCGGCCCCCTCGCCCGGCCGGCGCAGCCAGCTGCCTTCGAGCAGGTTGCCGAGCGCGGTCGCGGCGAGCTCGACGCCGCTCACATCGACGCCGTCGGCGGTGCTGAAAGGGGTACGGTAGGCATCGGTCTGGCGCGACTGGTTCGCCTCCGAATACCCCACCAGCACGGCCTTGCCACCGAAGGTCGCGGTCGCCGCCACGGGATCGGCGAGGAGTTCGAGCGCGCGCCCGTAGGAGATCGTCGTGACCGTGCCGAGCGGGCCGTACAGGTTCAGCAGGCGACGCGGTTCATCCGGCGACGGATCCTGCGGCGATCCCGCCACGCCCATGCGCGTGGCCAGCACGAGCGGGAGCGAGGGTCGGTCGCCCACCGTCGGCACCCGCGTCCAGAATTCGAACACCCCGTCGGGCGTCTTCGGCAGCACGAAAGGCGCGCTCGCGCCCGCCGCCTCGGCGAACAGCGGCAGCGGCGGCACCCTTTGGTCGGCGCTCGCGACGACGCTGCCGTCGGCACCGCGGACGAAGTCGCGCCGGATCGTCTCCGCCAGCACGACCCGCCCGGCGCGCCGCAGCGCGTCGGCGAGCGCCGCGTCCTCGGCCGGCTCGCGCGCCTGCGCAAACAGCACGTCGAACCCGATCACCCGCGCACCGCTCGCCGCGAGCCCCGAGATCAGCCGCGCATGCAGCCCGCGTGGCCAGCGCTCGGGCCGCTCCGGCACCCCTAGCGCTTGGGCCGACGCCGCGTCCATGGCTACAATCACAATGTCTTGTGGTGCGGCGACTGGCCCGCGCAGTCCATACAGGAAGCGCAGACCGAAGCTGCGCTCGAGCTCCGCGAGCGGCGACAGCCCCAGCGCGAGCGCGAGCAGCGCCCCCGCCAGTGCCATCCCGAGGGCGCCGCGCCAGGACGGTCGGACGGGGCCGTCCGCCGTGCGCCCCGGACTATGAGCTGCTGAACGACGCAACGCGGGATCGTGCATGACGGCATATCTGGAACAGGTCGAACTCTTCGCCGGCCTCGCCCCGGCCCAGCTCGAGGCGCTCGCCCGCAGCGCGCAGCCGCGCGTGTTTCCGCGCGGCGCGGTGGTACTCAACGTCGGCGACGAAGCCCGCGGCCTCTTCGTCGTGCAGACAGGCTCGCTGAAAGCCTACCTGATGGACGAGAACGGCCGCGAGCTGACCCTGTCGATCCACGGCCCGGGCGACTACTTCGGCGAGCTCGCGCTGCTCGACGACGCGCCACGCTCGGCCTCGGTGATCGCGCTCGAACGCTGCGAACTGCTCCACGTCGCCCGCCCGGCCTTCTTCGCGGTGCTCGACACCAATCCCGACAGCATCCACGTGCTGCTGCGCAACCTCGTGCGCCGCATCCGCGCGCTCACCGACAACGTGCAGGCGCTCGCGCTCGAAGACGTGTTCGGGCGCCTGCACCGCCTGCTCGAATCGCTCGCGGTGGCGCAGGGCGAGCAGTGGATCGTCGAGCCGCGCCTCACCCAGCAAGAGATCGCGAACCGTGTCGGCGCCTCGCGCGAGATGGTCAACCGCATCGTGCGCGAACTCGTGATCGGCGGCTACCTCGTGCTCGAGCCGCAGCGCATCGTGATCCGGCGCCGCCTGCCGGCGCGCTGGTGAGCGACGCACGCCAGCCGCCCTCACCGCGCCCCCGCCCTGTCGTCGGCCAGACGCAAGCGCCGGCTCAACTCACGCGCGATGTTCATCTGGATCAGCGCGAACTGCTCGACGTCGCGCTCGTACAACTCGAACAGGTTCGCGGCGAAGATCTCGAGCGCGCGGCAATCCTCCAGCGCCTGCACCGTCGCGCTGCGCGGCGACAGGTCGATGAGCGCCATCTCGCCGAAGCACGCACCCGGCCCCAGCGTACACAGCACGACCTCGCCCCCGCACGCGTGCCGACGCACCGCGACGCTGCCGGCCTCCAGCACGAACATCGACTCGGCGGGTTCGCCCTCACGGAAGACGAAAGCTCCGGCTAGCACCGCGCGCTCCGCACAACGGCCGAGCAGGAAGTCGAGCATGTCCGCGCGGATGCCGCCGAACAGCGGCATCTGCTGCAACCTCAGGATTCGCTCCGCCCGCCCCTGCATGACTACCCCCTCGCGCGACCTCGCGGTCGCTCCCGGACCAGCCCTCCCTGTTCATGTTAGCCCGCCGGAGCCGAACAGGAAGGCAACGGCCGGCGCTGATTGGAGACGCCAGCCTCCCGGATCGCGATCGACCACGGGCGACTGCCGATGCGTCAATGCATGAGACGCACGATTCATATCGAGACGAGTCGCGGCAACGTCCACGTGGCTGCATTGGCCCTGCATCGCAAGCGCCCCCAGCGGGCACGAAGCCGGATTGCCCCCGCTGCGTCAGTCCAACAGATAGCGTAGCTCGCCCCGAACGAAACCCGGTCCGCTGAGTTTCCCCAGCCAGTCGAGATCCCTCGCCAAGGCTTCGTGGCCCCGCTGTCGCGCGTGAAACACGACCCCACCCTCCCAACGCGGGAAGCCGTAGCCGTTCGTCAGGACGACGTCCACGTCACCCGGACGCTGTGCGACCCCTTCCGCGAGCAGCAGCGCCGCTTCGTTCATCATCGCCAGCACGGCGCGCCGTCGGATCTCGTGCTCATCGAGCACGCGTCGCGTGATGCCCCTGGCGGCGCTGGCTTCGTCGATCAGCCGGCGCACCTCCGGATCCACCGTGCGCCGCCCCTCGGGGTCGTAGGCGTAGTAGCCGCCGCCGGTCTTCCGCCCGAGCCGCCCGGTTTCGCACAGCATGTCGGGGATGCGCACATAGCGATGCGCGGGATCGCGGCTCGCCGCGGTGTTCTGGCGCATCCGCCACGCGATGTCGAGCCCGGAAAGGTCGGCGACCGCGAACGGCCCCATCGCGAAGCCGAACGCTTCGAGCGCGGCGTCGACCTGCTCGGGGTAGGCCCCTTCCTCGATCATGAATTCGCACTGCTTGCGATAGGCCGAGTAGATGCGGTTGCCGATGAAGCCGAACGCGTTGCCCGCAAGGACCGGGACCTTGCGCAGGCGCTTGCCCACGTCGAGCGCGGTGGCGAGGACGTCGGGGGCAGTCGCGGCGCCGCTGACGACTTCGAGCAGCTTCATGACGTGTGCCGGACTGAAGAAATGCAGGCCGACGACGTCCTGCGGCCGGGACGTGACGTTCGCGATGGCGTCGAGATCCAGGTAGGACGTGTTCGTCGCGAGAACCGCGCCGGGGCGGGCAAGATGGTCGAGGCGGCGGAAGACGTCCTGCTTGACGGCGAGATCCTCGTACACGGCCTCGATGACGAGGTCCGCCGTCGCGACGCGATTCCAGTCGATGCTGCTCTCGAGGCGCGCGAGCGACGCGTCGGCGCGTGCGGCGTCTAGCCTGCCCGCCTCCACGCGACCTCGGTAATGCTCGGCGATGCGCGCCACGCAGCGTTCCAGCGCGGCCTGGTCCTGTTCCAGCAGCAGGACATCGTAGCCGCCGTCCAGGGCGGCGATCGCAATGCCCGAGCCCATCGTGCCCGCGCCGATCACGGCGATGCGGGCGACCGGGCGTGCAGCCACGCCCTTCAGCCGCGGATGTCGTGCCGCCTCGCGTTCGGCGAAGAACTGGTAGCGCAGCGCGTGCGCTTCGCGCGACAGCCGCAGGCTTTCGAAGGCGGCGCGCTCCCGCGCCAGCGCTTCGTCGATCGGCAGGCTGGCGGCGGAGCTCACCGCTTCGATCGCGGCGACGACGGCCGGCCGCTTCTTGCCGGCACGCAGCGCGTCGCGACTCGCGGCTTCCACTTCCGCGGGATCCGTGGACGGGAGTGTCACGGTGCGCAGCGGCGATTTCGCGCCGTTCAAGCGTCGCGCATATGCGATCGCGGCGGCGAGCAGTTCGCCGGTCGCGATTTCATTCACCAGCCCCGCCTTGAACGCCGCCTGGCCGGAGAGACGCTCGCCGCTGCAGATCATCCGAATCGCGCGCGGCACGCCGACGATGCGTGGCAGGCGCTGCGTGCCGCCCGCGCCGGGGATGATGCCGAGCGTGACTTCCGGCAGGCCGACGACCACGCGCGCGGTTGCGACGCGGGCGTCGCAGCCGAGGGCGAGTTCGAAGCCGCCGCCGAGGGCGGCACGGTCGAGCGCGGCAACGACAGGCTTGCCGCAGTTTTCGATGGCCGCGATCACCGCGGGCAACTGCGGGTGTTCGAGCGGCTGCCCGAATTCCTTCAGATCCGAGCCGGCGACGAAGGTGTTGCCGGCGCCGATGATCACGGCCGCCGCGAGCGCGTCGTCGCGGCCGAGCAACTCGATACCGTCGAGCAGCCCCCGGCGGACCGCGGCGGAGCCCGCATTGATGGGCGGATTGTCGATCACGAGCACGACGACGTCGCCGTGGCGTTCAATGGATACTGCGTCTTTCAATTTCGTCTCCCTTCTCCCCGGGCGACGCAGGCCCTCGCTGGAAAAAACATCCTGCGCACCGCCCGGGTCATGGCGGGCATCACATGCCCAGATAGGCCTTCTTCACCTGCTCGTCGTGCAGCAACTCCGGGCCGGGACCGCTGAGGATGGTGTGGCCGGTCTCGATCACGTAGCCGATGTCGGCGATCGCAAGCGCCGCGTGGGCGTTCTGCTCGACGAGGAAGATCGTGATGCCCTCGGCCTTCAGGCTCCGGATGACGCGGAAGATCTCCTCGACCAGCAGCGGCGCGAGTCCCATCGAGGGTTCGTCGAGCAGCAGCAGCTTCGGCCGCCCCATCAGCGCGCGCGCCATCGCCAGCATCTGCTGCTGGCCGCCCGACAGGGTTCCGGCCGGCAGCGCGCGCTTCTCCTTCAGGATCGGGAAGATGCCGTACATGCGTTCCAGGTCCTGTTCGATCTCGCGGTCGCGGCGGAAGTAGGCGCCGAGTCGCAAGTTGTCCTCGATGCTCATCGGGCCGAACACCTGCCGCCCCTCGGGGACCTGGCAGATGCCGGCGCGCACGCGCTTTTCGGGCGCGAGGCGCGTGATGTCCTCGCCCTTGAAGCGCACGACGCCACCGGACGCGGGCTGTACGCCGGAGATCGTCCGAAGCAGCGTCGTCTTGCCGGCACCGTTCGCGCCGACCAGCGCGACGAGCTGACCCTGCTTCACGTCGAGGTCGATGCCGTGCAGCGCCTGGATGCGGCCGTAGTGCGAGGTCAGGCCGCGGATTTCGAGGACCGTCTCGCGCACCGGAGCGGGCGCCGGCGCGAAGGCCGCGTTCTCGCGCCGCCCGCCCAGGCCCACCGGCTCGGGCGCGAGCGCGATGATGCGCGCCTTGAGCGCGTCGAGCTCGCCGCGCGAACGGACGCCGAACAGCGGGTCCTCATCGGCGGCGAAGGCGTCGTCGATGCGCTCCCAGTCTTCGGGCAGCAGCGCACGGCGCGCGGCCGGGATAACATCCGTTTCCTCGAAGCGCATGTGCTGGCGCAGATGCTCGGCGAACTCGCGCAGCGCGACGAGGAAGGCTTGCTGCTCATCGCGCTGCCCGTCGCGGAAGGCGGTCGCCAGCGCATGGACGCGATC
This genomic interval carries:
- a CDS encoding CHASE2 domain-containing protein, translating into MALAGALLALALGLSPLAELERSFGLRFLYGLRGPVAAPQDIVIVAMDAASAQALGVPERPERWPRGLHARLISGLAASGARVIGFDVLFAQAREPAEDAALADALRRAGRVVLAETIRRDFVRGADGSVVASADQRVPPLPLFAEAAGASAPFVLPKTPDGVFEFWTRVPTVGDRPSLPLVLATRMGVAGSPQDPSPDEPRRLLNLYGPLGTVTTISYGRALELLADPVAATATFGGKAVLVGYSEANQSRQTDAYRTPFSTADGVDVSGVELAATALGNLLEGSWLRRPGEGAALALLAAQAALLALPWGLARPRAALAATAGVCVVYAGLALWAFSAARLWLPVVLPLAFSPALVGALGIARQHRAALRRRGELERALELGVPRAAIERLAAVLGDGGQGKTVIAVCLCSDIVSYTTIAESLSPQAARDLLNRYLARFIPIVESHGGYAADMVGDSVLSLWIAETGPEPAVAAACRAGLELDRAMNASPGADGALPTRLGLHCGPIFFGEVGAPGRHELRAVGDIVNTASRIQGANKYLNTGVLVSRAVADRLGPGEARSLGRFALAGKGQAMELLQLSREALPAPAAARFGAGLQAFVAGEFGAAAAQFAAAREAGDAGPAVFYLAQCRALAARPRDPAWQGVAVLPGK
- a CDS encoding Crp/Fnr family transcriptional regulator, with product MTAYLEQVELFAGLAPAQLEALARSAQPRVFPRGAVVLNVGDEARGLFVVQTGSLKAYLMDENGRELTLSIHGPGDYFGELALLDDAPRSASVIALERCELLHVARPAFFAVLDTNPDSIHVLLRNLVRRIRALTDNVQALALEDVFGRLHRLLESLAVAQGEQWIVEPRLTQQEIANRVGASREMVNRIVRELVIGGYLVLEPQRIVIRRRLPARW
- a CDS encoding cyclic nucleotide-binding domain-containing protein; the encoded protein is MQGRAERILRLQQMPLFGGIRADMLDFLLGRCAERAVLAGAFVFREGEPAESMFVLEAGSVAVRRHACGGEVVLCTLGPGACFGEMALIDLSPRSATVQALEDCRALEIFAANLFELYERDVEQFALIQMNIARELSRRLRLADDRAGAR
- a CDS encoding 3-hydroxyacyl-CoA dehydrogenase NAD-binding domain-containing protein encodes the protein MKDAVSIERHGDVVVLVIDNPPINAGSAAVRRGLLDGIELLGRDDALAAAVIIGAGNTFVAGSDLKEFGQPLEHPQLPAVIAAIENCGKPVVAALDRAALGGGFELALGCDARVATARVVVGLPEVTLGIIPGAGGTQRLPRIVGVPRAIRMICSGERLSGQAAFKAGLVNEIATGELLAAAIAYARRLNGAKSPLRTVTLPSTDPAEVEAASRDALRAGKKRPAVVAAIEAVSSAASLPIDEALARERAAFESLRLSREAHALRYQFFAEREAARHPRLKGVAARPVARIAVIGAGTMGSGIAIAALDGGYDVLLLEQDQAALERCVARIAEHYRGRVEAGRLDAARADASLARLESSIDWNRVATADLVIEAVYEDLAVKQDVFRRLDHLARPGAVLATNTSYLDLDAIANVTSRPQDVVGLHFFSPAHVMKLLEVVSGAATAPDVLATALDVGKRLRKVPVLAGNAFGFIGNRIYSAYRKQCEFMIEEGAYPEQVDAALEAFGFAMGPFAVADLSGLDIAWRMRQNTAASRDPAHRYVRIPDMLCETGRLGRKTGGGYYAYDPEGRRTVDPEVRRLIDEASAARGITRRVLDEHEIRRRAVLAMMNEAALLLAEGVAQRPGDVDVVLTNGYGFPRWEGGVVFHARQRGHEALARDLDWLGKLSGPGFVRGELRYLLD
- a CDS encoding ATP-binding cassette domain-containing protein, with protein sequence MEVMEVMEVIESRMLAIDIIQAEHRGMWRVASALDALAEAIAADRDAQAAAATTAELLEYLDAYIDRIHHRKEDEFLFPALRRRDPAAAAAIDRLEAEHRDGPVHRDRVHALATAFRDGQRDEQQAFLVALREFAEHLRQHMRFEETDVIPAARRALLPEDWERIDDAFAADEDPLFGVRSRGELDALKARIIALAPEPVGLGGRRENAAFAPAPAPVRETVLEIRGLTSHYGRIQALHGIDLDVKQGQLVALVGANGAGKTTLLRTISGVQPASGGVVRFKGEDITRLAPEKRVRAGICQVPEGRQVFGPMSIEDNLRLGAYFRRDREIEQDLERMYGIFPILKEKRALPAGTLSGGQQQMLAMARALMGRPKLLLLDEPSMGLAPLLVEEIFRVIRSLKAEGITIFLVEQNAHAALAIADIGYVIETGHTILSGPGPELLHDEQVKKAYLGM